Below is a genomic region from Ostreibacterium oceani.
TTATCCAAGTCTTGTCTAGACGGCGTAAAAACAATCCAATATTGGTCGGTGAAGCAGGTGTTGGTAAGACCGCCATCGCTGAGGGGCTGGCGAAAAAAATCGTGGATGGCGATGTGCCACCTGTATTGGCAGATACCCAGATTTATGCGGTTGATTTAGGGGCAATGGTTGCTGGCACGAAATATCGCGGCGATTTTGAAAAGCGGGTTAAGTCTTTGATTAGCGCGTTGATTAAAATGGATGATGTGATTATTTTTATCGATGAAATTCATACCTTGTTGGGCGCTGGGGCGACATCGGATAGTACGTTGGATGCCTCTAACTTATTAAAACCTGCGTTATCGGCAGGACAAATTCGTTGTATTGGCGCGACAACCCACAAAGAATACAAGCAAAGCTTTGAAAAAAATGCCGCCTTGGCACGCCGCTTTCAAAAAATTAACATAGACGAGCCTAGCAAAGAAAATACCGTGGCGATTCTCGACGGCCTCAAGCCTAAATTTGAAAAATTCCATCAAGTCAAATACCATAAAACTGCCATAGAAACAGCGGTAGAACTGGCGGATAAATTTATTCATGACCGCTATTTTCCAGATAAAGCGATTGACTTAATTGATGAAGCTGGGGCCAGCGCTAAGATTCGTGTACCACGCAAAAAAAGTGTGAGCAAAAAAGACATTGAAACCGTCCTCGCTAAAATGGTGAATATCCCGTCTCAGACTGTCTCGACAGATGATAAAAAACTGCTGAAACAACTAGAAAAATCGTTGCAACAAAAGATTTTTGGCCAAGACGCGGCGATTACGGCATTGGTGTCTGCGATTAAGCTATCGCGCGCAGGACTCAAAGCGCCTGACCAGCCGATTGGGGCGTTTTTATTCGCCGGTCCAACAGGGGTCGGAAAAACGGAAGTGGCAAAGCAACTCGCTGAACAATTGGCAATTCAGTTTGTGCGATTTGATATGTCAGAATATATGGAATCGCATACGGTGTCTCGTCTGATTGGTTCGCCACCAGGGTATGTCGGTTATGACCAAGGCGGGCTGCTCACGGATACGGTTGCCAATAATCCGCACTGTGTCCTGTTATTAGATGAAATTGAAAAAGCCCATCCAGACATTTTTAATTTACTATTGCAGGTGATGGATTATGGCAAACTCACTGACAGCAATGGCAAGACGGTGAATTTTAGCAATGTGATTCTGATTATGACCAGTAATGTCGGCGCAAGTACGCTAGAAAAACAAAGCATTGGTTTTACACTCGGACTCAATCGTGATACGGCAATCGATATTTCGCCCTCGCTTAAGCGGACATTTAGCCCCGAGTTT
It encodes:
- the clpA gene encoding ATP-dependent Clp protease ATP-binding subunit ClpA, translating into MIDKNLEKTLNLAFVKANQARFEFFTTEHVLLALVEEDSFTRDALISLAVDVTELANNLRGFLQHSCPKLSNREDNTVPTSAFHRIIDRASAQRKSAGKDIANGLHLLISMMDETESHAVYFLKKQNINKLDLMQLASRQDTDEMPSDEENEGSSNPLTQFCHHLNAIAEQGGIDPLIGREMEVERVIQVLSRRRKNNPILVGEAGVGKTAIAEGLAKKIVDGDVPPVLADTQIYAVDLGAMVAGTKYRGDFEKRVKSLISALIKMDDVIIFIDEIHTLLGAGATSDSTLDASNLLKPALSAGQIRCIGATTHKEYKQSFEKNAALARRFQKINIDEPSKENTVAILDGLKPKFEKFHQVKYHKTAIETAVELADKFIHDRYFPDKAIDLIDEAGASAKIRVPRKKSVSKKDIETVLAKMVNIPSQTVSTDDKKLLKQLEKSLQQKIFGQDAAITALVSAIKLSRAGLKAPDQPIGAFLFAGPTGVGKTEVAKQLAEQLAIQFVRFDMSEYMESHTVSRLIGSPPGYVGYDQGGLLTDTVANNPHCVLLLDEIEKAHPDIFNLLLQVMDYGKLTDSNGKTVNFSNVILIMTSNVGASTLEKQSIGFTLGLNRDTAIDISPSLKRTFSPEFRNRLSDVIQFSPLARGEILKIIDKFIDDLNQTLIDQGITLTLSANAKNWLLDKGYDTLMGARPMSRLINQQIKMPLSEKILFGDLTKGGDVVVNVDNRLDQLVLKSQKRQLAKSTT